The Synchiropus splendidus isolate RoL2022-P1 chromosome 1, RoL_Sspl_1.0, whole genome shotgun sequence genome includes a window with the following:
- the ndnf gene encoding protein NDNF codes for MRQCKGWSVLLLVLLGLGSLAQKLPTRDEGLFQMQIRDKSLFHDSSVIPDGAEISGYLFRDTPKRYYFVVEEDNTPLSVTVTPCDAPLEWKLTLQELPEEASGEGSGEPEPLDQQKQQVTVDEGTELFTYKGNDVESYVATSTPSGLYQLELLSTEKDSNFKVYATTTPESDQPYPELPYDPRVDVTSLGRTTVTLAWKPTPTGFLMGQPVQYCVVINKEHNFKSMCAAEAKISADDAFMMVPKPGRDFSPFDFSHFGFVPSDNGFSKDRGLTSNKISRAYSIKPKSSDIQKVCIGNKNIYTVAELKPDTQYYFDVFAVNSATNTSTAYVGTFARTKEEARQKTVELKDGKVSDVFIKRKGSKFLRFAPVSSHQRVTLFVHTCLDSVQVQVRRDGKLLLSQNVEGVRQFQLRGKPKAKYLIRLRGSRKGASTLKVLATTKPSSKQPFPSLPEDTRIKAFDKLRTCSSVTVAWLGTQDRNKYCIYRKEVAENYGEEQRRREQNQCAGPDTRRKSEKVLCKYFHSPNLQKAVTTETIAGLEPGKTYLLDVYVVGHSGHSVKYQSKLVKTRKYC; via the exons ATGCGGCAGTGTAAAGGCTGGAGCGTGTTGCTGCTGGTGCTGTTGGGTCTGGGATCTCTGGCTCAGAAGCTGCCCACTAGAGATGAAGGGCTTTTCCAGATGCAGATTCGAGACAAGTCTTTGTTCCATGACTCTTCGGTCATTCCAGACGGAGCTGAGATCAGCGGTTACCTGTTCAGGGACACGCCGAAAAG GTACTACtttgtggtggaggaggacaacACACCCTTGTCTGTTACGGTGACACCTTGCGACGCTCCTCTGGAGTGGAAACTGACTCTGCAGGAGCTGCCAGAGGAGGCCAGTGGAGAAGGATCAG GAGAGCCCGAACCGCTGGACCAACAGAAGCAGCAGGTGACAGTAGATGAGGGAACAGAGCTGTTCACGTACAAGGGCAACGACGTAGAGTCCTACGTGGCCACCAGCACTCCTTCGGGTCTGTACCAGCTGGAACTGTTGTCCACGGAGAAGGACAGCAACTTTAAGGTGTATGCCACGACAACCCCGGAGTCTGATCAGCCTTACCCGGAGCTGCCCTACGACCCTCGTGTGGACGTGACATCACTTGGTCGCACCACTGTAACCTTGGCCTGGAAGCCCACACCAACTGGCTTTTTGATGGGCCAGCCGGTTCAGTATTGTGTTGTCATTAACAAGGAGCACAACTTCAAGAGCATGTGTGCTGCGGAGGCAAAGATCAGTGCCGACGATGCATTCATGATGGTGCCCAAACCCGGCAGAGATTTTAGCCCTTTTGACTTCAGCCATTTTGGCTTTGTTCCCTCAGACAATGGTTTCAGCAAGGACAGAGGGCTGACCAGCAACAAGATCTCTCGGGCGTATTCCATCAAACCTAAATCATCTGACATACAGAAAGTGTGTATCGGCAACAAGAACATCTACACTGTGGCTGAGCTGAAACCAGACACGCAGTACTACTTTGATGTGTTTGCTGTGAATTCGGCGACCAACACCAGCACAGCGTATGTTGGCACTTTCGCACGCACAAAAGAGGAAGCGCGTCAGAAGACAGTAGAGCTCAAGGACGGCAAAGTATCTGATGTTTTCATCAAGAGGAAGGGAAGCAAATTCCTTCGGTTTGCTCCCGTGTCTTCACACCAGAGAGTGACATTGTTCGTCCACACGTGTCTGGATTCTGTCCAGGTGCAAGTAAGGCGTGATGGAAAGTTGCTCTTGTCCCAAAATGTTGAGGGAGTACGACAGTTCCAGCTCCGCGGGAAACCAAAAGCCAAGTACCTGATTCGTCTGAGGGGCAGCAGGAAAGGAGCCTCCACTCTGAAGGTGCTGGCCACCACAAAGCCCAGCAGCAAACAGCCCTTCCCCTCACTTCCAGAGGACACGCGTATCAAGGCCTTCGACAAGCTGCGCACATGCTCTTCTGTGACCGTAGCTTGGCTGGGCACCCAAGATCGCAACAAGTACTGCATTTACCGAAAAGAGGTGGCGGAAAATTACGGTGAGGAGCAACGGAGGAGGGAACAGAACCAATGTGCTGGACCAGACACTCGCAGGAAGTCAGAAAAGGTCCTGTGCAAGTACTTCCATAGTCCAAATCTGCAGAAAGCTGTGACCACAGAGACCATCGCCGGTCTGGAGCCAGGCAAGACCTACCTGCTGGACGTTTACGTGGTGGGACACAGTGGCCACTCAGTGAAATACCAGAGCAAACTGGTGAAAACACGGAAGTACTGCTAA
- the prdm5 gene encoding PR domain zinc finger protein 5: MTMLGMYVPDRFSLKSSKVQDGIGLYTARRVKKGEKFGPFAGEKKLPGELDESCDTRLMWEVRSSKGDVLYILDASNPRYANWLRFVHQAPSQEQKNLAAIQDGENIFYLAIDDIETDTELLIGYLDSDMEEEEEEEEEEDINDDDEDSREAKHLVEMELVIKKEDHPCLLCESSFPSEEILAAHLQTLHQRPSTEEKEFKCRNCGKKFPVKQALQRHVLHCAESLDPLSDAKGHQCPLCHSTFSSESSFEQHKEACKGDARFVCKAESCGKRFKSKDALKKHKGNVHSGSARRKLTCNICNRKCSSSLNLQEHRKIHEVFDCHACDKKFISTNQLKRHMITHSEKRPYTCEICNRSFKRLDQVTAHKIIHSEDKPYKCKLCSKEFAHRNVYKNHKKTHSEERPFQCDECKALFRTPFSLQRHLLIHNSERTFKCDQCDSTFKRKDTLNVHIQVVHDGHKKYKCDLCEKAFVTPSVLKSHKKTHTGEKEKICPYCGQKFASNGTLRVHIRSHTGERPYQCPYCDKAFSKNDGLKMHIRTHTREKPYKCSECNKAFSQKRGLDEHMRTHTGEKPFQCDVCDLSFSLKKMLSRHKLTHNPNRPMAECQLCHKKFTRNDYLKVHMENVHGETES, encoded by the exons ATGACAATGTTGGGTATGTACGTGCCAGACCGATTTTCCCTGAAATCTTCCAAAGTCCAGGATGGAATCGGGCTTTACACGGCGAGACGAGTGAAAAAG GGGGAAAAGTTTGGTCCATTTGCTGGTGAGAAAAAGTTGCCTGGTGAGCTGGATGAAAGCTGTGACACCAGGCTGATGTGGGAG GTGCGCAGCAGTAAAGGAGATGTGCTGTACATACTGGACGCAAGTAACCCACGTTATGCCAACTGGCTGAGGTTCGTTCATCAGGCCCCCTCACAGGAGCAGAAGAACTTGGCTGCTATTCAG GATGGAGAGAACATCTTCTACTTGGCTATTGATGACATAGAGACAGACACTGAGCTCCTGATCGGCTACTTAGACAGCgacatggaggaagaggaggaagaggaagaagaggaggacatcaATGATGATGACGAAGACAGCAGAGAGGCCAAGCACCTTGTTGAAATGG AGCTGGTGATAAAGAAAGAAGACCATCCGTGCCTTCTGTGCGAGAGCAGCTTCCCCAGTGAGGAGATCCTTGCTGCCCACCTCCAGACCCTCCACCAGAGACCGAGCACCGAGGAGAAGGAGTTCAAATGCAGGAATTGCGGCAAAAAGTTTCCTGTCAAACAAGCTCTGCAGCGCCA CGTTCTGCATTGTGCGGAGTCTTTAGATCCCTTGAGTGATGCAAAAGGCCACCAGTGTCCGCTCTGCCACAGCACCTTCAGCTCCGAATCCAG ttttgaacagcATAAAGAAGCCTGTAAAGGAGATGCCAGGTTTGTTTGTAAAGCTGAGAGCTGTGGCAAAAGATTCAAGAGCAAGGACGCCCTGAAGAAGCATAAAGGAAATGTTCATTCAG GCAGCGCCAGGCGAAAGCTTACGTGCAATATATGCAACCGAAAATGCTCCTCGTCGCTGAACCTACAAGAGCATCGAAAG atacATGAAGTATTTGACTGCCATGCGTGCGACAAGAAGTTCATCTCCACCAATCAGCTCAAACGCCACATGATCACTCACTCAG AGAAGCGGCCGTACACCTGCGAGATCTGCAATCGCTCATTCAAACGCCTGGACCAGGTGACGGCTCATAAGATCATCCACAGTGAGGACAAACCTTACAAGTGCAAACTGTGCAGTAAGGAGTTCGCTCATCGCAACGTCTACAAAAATCACAAGAAG ACTCACTCGGAGGAAAGACCCTTCCAGTGTGACGAGTGCAAAGCCCTGTTCCGAACGCCCTTCTCtctgcagcgccacctactcATTCACAATA GTGAGAGGACATTCAAGTGTGACCAGTGCGATTCCACCTTCAAGAGGAAGGACACACTCAATGTCCACATCCAGGTGGTGCACGACGGACACAAAAAGTACAAGTGCGACTTGTGTGAGAAGGCTTTTGTCACACCGTCAGTCCTCAAGAGCCATAAGAAG ACACACACTGGGGAGAAAGAGAAGATCTGCCCGTATTGTGGACAAAAGTTTGCCAGCAATGGCACACTAAGGGTCCACATCCGCAGCCACACAG GTGAACGTCCATATCAGTGTCCCTACTGTGACAAAGCCTTCAGCAAGAACGACGGCCTGAAGATGCACATCCGCACTCACACTCGG GAGAAGCCATACAAGTGCAGCGAGTGCAACAAAGCTTTCAGTCAGAAGCGTGGGCTGGACGAACACATGAGGACTCACACCGGGGAGAAGCCTTTCCAATGTGAT GTGTGTGACCTCTCGTTCAGTTTGAAGAAGATGCTGAGCAGGCACAAGCTCACGCATAACCCAAACCGGCCCATGGCAGAGTGCCAGCTGTGCCACAAAAAGTTCACCAGGAACGACTACCTCAAAGTACACATGGAGAACGTCCACGGCGAAACTGAGAGCTAG